One Nicotiana tomentosiformis chromosome 4, ASM39032v3, whole genome shotgun sequence genomic window carries:
- the LOC104089054 gene encoding protein PIN-LIKES 3-like isoform X1: protein MGLLDLFIAASMPVLKVLLITALGLVLALDRIDLLGEDARKHLNNIVFFVFNPALVSSNLAKTITSESMKKLWFMPLNILFTFIIGSILGWAVIQITRPPQHLRGLVVGCCAAGNLGNMLLIIIPAVCKEKGSPFGDPGVCHTYGMGYASLSMAVGAIYLWSYVYNIVRISSSKSSKEVEINDSSASRSPRESSISQLGTSTESLLPSKAFNGSESPPEQLELPSTRFDHKTQMQPGTKFKQYMEIISRKINLKRLLAPSTTGALAGFIVGLIPQIRKLMIGDVAPLHVIEDTAILLGDGAIPLLTLIMGGNLLKGLTGSGIQKSLLVGIIGVRYIALPLIGIAVVKGAIHLGLVQHDPLYQFVLLLQFALPPAMNIGTITQLFGAGESECSVIMFWAYALASVSLTLWTTFFMWLVA from the exons ATGGGGCTTTTGGATCTCTTCATCGCTGCATCAATGCCGGTCCTTAAAGTGCTTTTGATTACGGCACTTGGATTAGTACTTGCTCTGGATCGTATCGACTTATTGGGAGAAGATGCAAGAAAACATTTGAATAAT ATCGTCTTTTTTGTATTCAATCCAGCCCTTGTCTCCAGCAACTTAGCCAAAACAATCACATCTGAAAGCATGAAAAAATT GTGGTTCATGCCTTTGAATATCCTCTTCACCTTTATTATTGGTTCAATTCTTGGTTGGGCAGTCATTCAAATTACAAGGCCTCCTCAACATCTACGTGGACTGGTTGTTGGCTGTTGTGCTGCAG GAAACTTGGGCAACATGCTTCTCATTATCATTCCAGCCGTTTGTAAAGAGAAAGGGAGCCCTTTCGGGGATCCTGGTGTTTGTCACACATATGGAATGGGCTATGCTTCGCTTTCGATGGCG GTAGGGGCGATTTACCTGTGGTCTTATGTTTATAATATCGTGAGAATATCGTCAAGTAAGAGCTCAAAGGAAGTTGAGATTAATGATTCCTCCGCCAGTAGATCTCCGAGAGAAAGCTCTATATCGCAACTTGGGACATCAACAGAATCACTACTTCCATCGAAGGCCTTCAATGGATCCGAGTCCCCACCTGAACAGCTTGAGCTGCCTTCCACTAGATTTGATCACAAAACTCAG ATGCAGCCTGGGACTAAATTTAAGCAGTACATGGAGATTATTTCGAGAAAGATCAACCTGAAGAGGTTATTAGCCCCTTCTACCACTGGAGCG CTTGCAGGTTTTATAGTTGGACTAATACCTCAGATAAGAAAGCTGATGATTGGTGATGTAGCACCTCTTCATGTGATCGAAGATACAGCTATTTTACTTGG GGATGGAGCCATCCCACTTCTAACGCTGATCATGGGAGGTAACCTTTTGAAGGGTTTGACGGGTTCAGGAATTCAGAAATCCCTGCTGGTTGGCATTATTGGTGTCAGATATATTGCCCTGCCTCTGATAGGTATTGCTGTAGTCAAAGGAGCTATTCACTTGGGCTTGGTGCAACATGATCCGTTATATCAATTTGTTCTTCTACTTCAATTTGCACTTCCACCAGCAATGAATATTG GAACCATAACACAGTTATTTGGAGCTGGTGAGAGCGAGTGTTCAGTAATTATGTTTTGGGCTTATGCATTGGCTTCAGTATCACTTACTCTGTGGACTACATTCTTCATGTGGCTTGTAGCTTGA
- the LOC104089054 gene encoding protein PIN-LIKES 1-like isoform X2, whose translation MIVFFVFNPALVSSNLAKTITSESMKKLWFMPLNILFTFIIGSILGWAVIQITRPPQHLRGLVVGCCAAGNLGNMLLIIIPAVCKEKGSPFGDPGVCHTYGMGYASLSMAVGAIYLWSYVYNIVRISSSKSSKEVEINDSSASRSPRESSISQLGTSTESLLPSKAFNGSESPPEQLELPSTRFDHKTQMQPGTKFKQYMEIISRKINLKRLLAPSTTGALAGFIVGLIPQIRKLMIGDVAPLHVIEDTAILLGDGAIPLLTLIMGGNLLKGLTGSGIQKSLLVGIIGVRYIALPLIGIAVVKGAIHLGLVQHDPLYQFVLLLQFALPPAMNIGTITQLFGAGESECSVIMFWAYALASVSLTLWTTFFMWLVA comes from the exons ATG ATCGTCTTTTTTGTATTCAATCCAGCCCTTGTCTCCAGCAACTTAGCCAAAACAATCACATCTGAAAGCATGAAAAAATT GTGGTTCATGCCTTTGAATATCCTCTTCACCTTTATTATTGGTTCAATTCTTGGTTGGGCAGTCATTCAAATTACAAGGCCTCCTCAACATCTACGTGGACTGGTTGTTGGCTGTTGTGCTGCAG GAAACTTGGGCAACATGCTTCTCATTATCATTCCAGCCGTTTGTAAAGAGAAAGGGAGCCCTTTCGGGGATCCTGGTGTTTGTCACACATATGGAATGGGCTATGCTTCGCTTTCGATGGCG GTAGGGGCGATTTACCTGTGGTCTTATGTTTATAATATCGTGAGAATATCGTCAAGTAAGAGCTCAAAGGAAGTTGAGATTAATGATTCCTCCGCCAGTAGATCTCCGAGAGAAAGCTCTATATCGCAACTTGGGACATCAACAGAATCACTACTTCCATCGAAGGCCTTCAATGGATCCGAGTCCCCACCTGAACAGCTTGAGCTGCCTTCCACTAGATTTGATCACAAAACTCAG ATGCAGCCTGGGACTAAATTTAAGCAGTACATGGAGATTATTTCGAGAAAGATCAACCTGAAGAGGTTATTAGCCCCTTCTACCACTGGAGCG CTTGCAGGTTTTATAGTTGGACTAATACCTCAGATAAGAAAGCTGATGATTGGTGATGTAGCACCTCTTCATGTGATCGAAGATACAGCTATTTTACTTGG GGATGGAGCCATCCCACTTCTAACGCTGATCATGGGAGGTAACCTTTTGAAGGGTTTGACGGGTTCAGGAATTCAGAAATCCCTGCTGGTTGGCATTATTGGTGTCAGATATATTGCCCTGCCTCTGATAGGTATTGCTGTAGTCAAAGGAGCTATTCACTTGGGCTTGGTGCAACATGATCCGTTATATCAATTTGTTCTTCTACTTCAATTTGCACTTCCACCAGCAATGAATATTG GAACCATAACACAGTTATTTGGAGCTGGTGAGAGCGAGTGTTCAGTAATTATGTTTTGGGCTTATGCATTGGCTTCAGTATCACTTACTCTGTGGACTACATTCTTCATGTGGCTTGTAGCTTGA
- the LOC104089054 gene encoding protein PIN-LIKES 1-like isoform X3, with protein MKKLWFMPLNILFTFIIGSILGWAVIQITRPPQHLRGLVVGCCAAGNLGNMLLIIIPAVCKEKGSPFGDPGVCHTYGMGYASLSMAVGAIYLWSYVYNIVRISSSKSSKEVEINDSSASRSPRESSISQLGTSTESLLPSKAFNGSESPPEQLELPSTRFDHKTQMQPGTKFKQYMEIISRKINLKRLLAPSTTGALAGFIVGLIPQIRKLMIGDVAPLHVIEDTAILLGDGAIPLLTLIMGGNLLKGLTGSGIQKSLLVGIIGVRYIALPLIGIAVVKGAIHLGLVQHDPLYQFVLLLQFALPPAMNIGTITQLFGAGESECSVIMFWAYALASVSLTLWTTFFMWLVA; from the exons ATGAAAAAATT GTGGTTCATGCCTTTGAATATCCTCTTCACCTTTATTATTGGTTCAATTCTTGGTTGGGCAGTCATTCAAATTACAAGGCCTCCTCAACATCTACGTGGACTGGTTGTTGGCTGTTGTGCTGCAG GAAACTTGGGCAACATGCTTCTCATTATCATTCCAGCCGTTTGTAAAGAGAAAGGGAGCCCTTTCGGGGATCCTGGTGTTTGTCACACATATGGAATGGGCTATGCTTCGCTTTCGATGGCG GTAGGGGCGATTTACCTGTGGTCTTATGTTTATAATATCGTGAGAATATCGTCAAGTAAGAGCTCAAAGGAAGTTGAGATTAATGATTCCTCCGCCAGTAGATCTCCGAGAGAAAGCTCTATATCGCAACTTGGGACATCAACAGAATCACTACTTCCATCGAAGGCCTTCAATGGATCCGAGTCCCCACCTGAACAGCTTGAGCTGCCTTCCACTAGATTTGATCACAAAACTCAG ATGCAGCCTGGGACTAAATTTAAGCAGTACATGGAGATTATTTCGAGAAAGATCAACCTGAAGAGGTTATTAGCCCCTTCTACCACTGGAGCG CTTGCAGGTTTTATAGTTGGACTAATACCTCAGATAAGAAAGCTGATGATTGGTGATGTAGCACCTCTTCATGTGATCGAAGATACAGCTATTTTACTTGG GGATGGAGCCATCCCACTTCTAACGCTGATCATGGGAGGTAACCTTTTGAAGGGTTTGACGGGTTCAGGAATTCAGAAATCCCTGCTGGTTGGCATTATTGGTGTCAGATATATTGCCCTGCCTCTGATAGGTATTGCTGTAGTCAAAGGAGCTATTCACTTGGGCTTGGTGCAACATGATCCGTTATATCAATTTGTTCTTCTACTTCAATTTGCACTTCCACCAGCAATGAATATTG GAACCATAACACAGTTATTTGGAGCTGGTGAGAGCGAGTGTTCAGTAATTATGTTTTGGGCTTATGCATTGGCTTCAGTATCACTTACTCTGTGGACTACATTCTTCATGTGGCTTGTAGCTTGA